In Electrophorus electricus isolate fEleEle1 chromosome 6, fEleEle1.pri, whole genome shotgun sequence, a single genomic region encodes these proteins:
- the timm22 gene encoding mitochondrial import inner membrane translocase subunit Tim22, translated as MAAPVGSSNAAISSCSDQSTVVSRAENVHLQYSVLLQHLIGDKRQIKDLNPGIMGGLSNPHKTDEQKMIERGMESCAFKAALACIGGFVLGGAFGVFTAGIDTNVGFDPKDPLKTPTAREVLRDMGQRGMSYAKNFAIVGAMFSCTECIIESHRGKSDWKNAVYSGCITGGAIGFRAGLKAGILGCGGFAAFSAAIEYYLR; from the exons ATGGCGGCGCCCGTGGGTAGCAGCAATGCCGCTATTTCCAGTTGTTCTGATCAGTCGACTGTGGTGTCTAGAGCTGAAAATGTCCATCTACAGTATAGTGTTCTTTTGCAGCACCTTATCGGCGACAAGAGACAGATCAAAGACCTGAACCCGGGCATTATGGGTGGCCTATCGAATCCCCACAAAACAGATGAGCAGAAGATGATTGAACGGGGAATGGAAAGTTGTGCTTTCAAAGCAGCACTGGCGTGTATTGGAG GTTTTGTGTTGGGAGGTGCTTTTGGAGTCTTCACAGCTGGTATTGACACCAATGTTGGGTTTGATCCGAAAGACCCACTTAAGACTCCAACAGCGAGAGAAGTCTTGAGAGACATGGGGCAGAGAGGAATGTCCTATGCCAAAAACTTTGCTATTGTAGGAGCCATGTTTTCGTGTACAGAGTGCATCATAGAATCA CACCGTGGAAAATCCGACTGGAAGAATGCAGTATATAGCGGTTGTATTACTGGAGGTGCTATTGGATTTAGAG CTGGACTGAAGGCTGGGATTCTGGGCTGTGGTGGTTTCGCTGCTTTCTCAGCTGCCATTGAGTACTATCTACGATGA
- the tlcd3a gene encoding ceramide synthase isoform X3 translates to MHSSNRLISSIHAIMATVAGVIVVSSCSRNVITDRHWLATYFVIWYGVPYMSYDIFAMYLSHYYRFRVKGREDYQEHSLRTVSSFVQKEFPLVLHHIALLTLLFPFTMFLRNDQGDYFIGCLFLTEISTPFVSLGKILIQLGKQDCWLHKVNGIMVLLSFFMCRIVLFPFMYWAYGAHYGLPLYAVPLHVSLAANLGNLCILSPQVYWFVLLCLKGYRLYKRSGKSRGMLQAEPLSDHTKEE, encoded by the exons ATGCACTCAAGTAATCG GCTGATCTCCTCCATTCATGCCATTATGGCCACCGTGGCTGGAGTCATTGTCGTGTCCTCATGCAGCAGAAATGTGATAACAGACAG GCACTGGCTGGCCACCTACTTTGTCATTTGGTATGGGGTGCCCTACATGTCATATGACATTTTTGCCATGTACCTCAGCCACTACTACCGCTTCCGGGTCAAAGGCCGTGAGGACTACCAGGAGCACTCTCTGAGGACAGTCAGCTCATTCGTTCAGAAGGAGTTCCCGTTGGTCCTTCATCACATTGcactcctcaccctcctcttcccttTCACaatg TTCCTCAGGAATGACCAGGGTGATTACTTTATTGGCTGCCTCTTCCTTACAGAGATTAGCACACCTTTTGTTTCACTAGGAAAGATCCTCATTCAG CTGGGTAAGCAGGACTGCTGGCTACACAAGGTCAACGGCATCATGGTGTTGCTGAGCTTCTTCATGTGCCGCATCGTGCTCTTCCCCTTCATGTACTGGGCATATGGCGCTCACTACGGCCTGCCCCTCTACGCTGTGCCCCTGCACGTCTCACTAGCGGCCAACCTGGGCAACCTGTGCATCCTCAGCCCTCAGGTCTACTGGTTCGTTCTGCTGTGCCTCAAAGGCTATCGGCTGTACAAGCGCAGCGGGAAGAGCCGTGGCATGCTCCAGGCCGAGCCACTTTCAGACCACACCAAGGAGGAATAG
- the tlcd3a gene encoding ceramide synthase isoform X2: MWQVLVSGVVVFPGLFFAFRKVLPSVFSRWTDADVVLVSERHWLATYFVIWYGVPYMSYDIFAMYLSHYYRFRVKGREDYQEHSLRTVSSFVQKEFPLVLHHIALLTLLFPFTMFLRNDQGDYFIGCLFLTEISTPFVSLGKILIQLGKQDCWLHKVNGIMVLLSFFMCRIVLFPFMYWAYGAHYGLPLYAVPLHVSLAANLGNLCILSPQVYWFVLLCLKGYRLYKRSGKSRGMLQAEPLSDHTKEE, from the exons ATGTGGCAAGTGCTGGTAAGCGGTGTCGTGGTGTTCCCGGGTCTGTTTTTTGCTTTTCGGAAAGTACTCCCGTCTGTTTTCAGCCGATGGACCGATGCCGATGTCGTTCTGGTCAGTGAGAG GCACTGGCTGGCCACCTACTTTGTCATTTGGTATGGGGTGCCCTACATGTCATATGACATTTTTGCCATGTACCTCAGCCACTACTACCGCTTCCGGGTCAAAGGCCGTGAGGACTACCAGGAGCACTCTCTGAGGACAGTCAGCTCATTCGTTCAGAAGGAGTTCCCGTTGGTCCTTCATCACATTGcactcctcaccctcctcttcccttTCACaatg TTCCTCAGGAATGACCAGGGTGATTACTTTATTGGCTGCCTCTTCCTTACAGAGATTAGCACACCTTTTGTTTCACTAGGAAAGATCCTCATTCAG CTGGGTAAGCAGGACTGCTGGCTACACAAGGTCAACGGCATCATGGTGTTGCTGAGCTTCTTCATGTGCCGCATCGTGCTCTTCCCCTTCATGTACTGGGCATATGGCGCTCACTACGGCCTGCCCCTCTACGCTGTGCCCCTGCACGTCTCACTAGCGGCCAACCTGGGCAACCTGTGCATCCTCAGCCCTCAGGTCTACTGGTTCGTTCTGCTGTGCCTCAAAGGCTATCGGCTGTACAAGCGCAGCGGGAAGAGCCGTGGCATGCTCCAGGCCGAGCCACTTTCAGACCACACCAAGGAGGAATAG
- the tlcd3a gene encoding ceramide synthase isoform X1 produces MWQVLVSGVVVFPGLFFAFRKVLPSVFSRWTDADVVLVSERLISSIHAIMATVAGVIVVSSCSRNVITDRHWLATYFVIWYGVPYMSYDIFAMYLSHYYRFRVKGREDYQEHSLRTVSSFVQKEFPLVLHHIALLTLLFPFTMFLRNDQGDYFIGCLFLTEISTPFVSLGKILIQLGKQDCWLHKVNGIMVLLSFFMCRIVLFPFMYWAYGAHYGLPLYAVPLHVSLAANLGNLCILSPQVYWFVLLCLKGYRLYKRSGKSRGMLQAEPLSDHTKEE; encoded by the exons ATGTGGCAAGTGCTGGTAAGCGGTGTCGTGGTGTTCCCGGGTCTGTTTTTTGCTTTTCGGAAAGTACTCCCGTCTGTTTTCAGCCGATGGACCGATGCCGATGTCGTTCTGGTCAGTGAGAG GCTGATCTCCTCCATTCATGCCATTATGGCCACCGTGGCTGGAGTCATTGTCGTGTCCTCATGCAGCAGAAATGTGATAACAGACAG GCACTGGCTGGCCACCTACTTTGTCATTTGGTATGGGGTGCCCTACATGTCATATGACATTTTTGCCATGTACCTCAGCCACTACTACCGCTTCCGGGTCAAAGGCCGTGAGGACTACCAGGAGCACTCTCTGAGGACAGTCAGCTCATTCGTTCAGAAGGAGTTCCCGTTGGTCCTTCATCACATTGcactcctcaccctcctcttcccttTCACaatg TTCCTCAGGAATGACCAGGGTGATTACTTTATTGGCTGCCTCTTCCTTACAGAGATTAGCACACCTTTTGTTTCACTAGGAAAGATCCTCATTCAG CTGGGTAAGCAGGACTGCTGGCTACACAAGGTCAACGGCATCATGGTGTTGCTGAGCTTCTTCATGTGCCGCATCGTGCTCTTCCCCTTCATGTACTGGGCATATGGCGCTCACTACGGCCTGCCCCTCTACGCTGTGCCCCTGCACGTCTCACTAGCGGCCAACCTGGGCAACCTGTGCATCCTCAGCCCTCAGGTCTACTGGTTCGTTCTGCTGTGCCTCAAAGGCTATCGGCTGTACAAGCGCAGCGGGAAGAGCCGTGGCATGCTCCAGGCCGAGCCACTTTCAGACCACACCAAGGAGGAATAG
- the tlcd3a gene encoding ceramide synthase isoform X4 — MATVAGVIVVSSCSRNVITDRHWLATYFVIWYGVPYMSYDIFAMYLSHYYRFRVKGREDYQEHSLRTVSSFVQKEFPLVLHHIALLTLLFPFTMFLRNDQGDYFIGCLFLTEISTPFVSLGKILIQLGKQDCWLHKVNGIMVLLSFFMCRIVLFPFMYWAYGAHYGLPLYAVPLHVSLAANLGNLCILSPQVYWFVLLCLKGYRLYKRSGKSRGMLQAEPLSDHTKEE, encoded by the exons ATGGCCACCGTGGCTGGAGTCATTGTCGTGTCCTCATGCAGCAGAAATGTGATAACAGACAG GCACTGGCTGGCCACCTACTTTGTCATTTGGTATGGGGTGCCCTACATGTCATATGACATTTTTGCCATGTACCTCAGCCACTACTACCGCTTCCGGGTCAAAGGCCGTGAGGACTACCAGGAGCACTCTCTGAGGACAGTCAGCTCATTCGTTCAGAAGGAGTTCCCGTTGGTCCTTCATCACATTGcactcctcaccctcctcttcccttTCACaatg TTCCTCAGGAATGACCAGGGTGATTACTTTATTGGCTGCCTCTTCCTTACAGAGATTAGCACACCTTTTGTTTCACTAGGAAAGATCCTCATTCAG CTGGGTAAGCAGGACTGCTGGCTACACAAGGTCAACGGCATCATGGTGTTGCTGAGCTTCTTCATGTGCCGCATCGTGCTCTTCCCCTTCATGTACTGGGCATATGGCGCTCACTACGGCCTGCCCCTCTACGCTGTGCCCCTGCACGTCTCACTAGCGGCCAACCTGGGCAACCTGTGCATCCTCAGCCCTCAGGTCTACTGGTTCGTTCTGCTGTGCCTCAAAGGCTATCGGCTGTACAAGCGCAGCGGGAAGAGCCGTGGCATGCTCCAGGCCGAGCCACTTTCAGACCACACCAAGGAGGAATAG
- the LOC113570243 gene encoding ubiquitin carboxyl-terminal hydrolase 2-like codes for MPSLRQSYTVTVPEDPPTAAFPFIKQDARRKSPPLSRSMLVSTFLGLLINQAKNSKNTQGLVGLRNLGNTCFMNSILQCLSNTHDLRDYCLRNTHRIDLNNNCRAKAALMEEFAKLTQTLWTTASNEAVSPSDFKTQVQKYAPRFMGYNQQDAQEFLRFLLDGLHNEVNRGSLRARTPVEDFDHLSDDEKAKRMWNKYLEREDSKVVDLFVGQLKSSLTCSECGFCSTVFDPFWDLSLPIAKSSGEVTLNDCLRLFTKEDVLDGNEKPTCQRCKAKRKCTKKFTIQKFPKVLVLHLKRFSEARVKTAKLSTFVNFPIKELDLRQFASDNSVNAIYNLYAVSNHTGTTLGGHYTAYCRNPSSGEWYTYNDSRVSPMSSSQVRSSDAYVLFYELTNCSRM; via the exons ATGCCGAGTCTGCGACAGTCGTACACAGTTACCGTACCCGAGGACCCCCCGACGGCTGCTTTCCCCTTCATCAAGCAGGATGCGCGCAGGAAAAGTCCGCCGTTGTCGCGGTCTATGCTTGTATCTACGTTTTTAGGACTTCTCATCAACCAAGCGAAG aACTCTAAGAACACTCAGGGCCTGGTGGGTCTCAGGAACCTAGGCAACACC TGCTTCATGAACTCCATCCTTCAGTGCCTCAGCAACACACATGATCTGCGCGACTACTGCCTGCGCAACACACACCGCATTGATCTGAACAACAACTGCCGGGCTAAGGCAGCACTCATGGAGG AGTTCGCCAAGCTTACACAGACCCTGTGGACGACGGCAAGCAACGAAGCTGTGAGCCCCTCTGACTTCAAAACGCAGGTCCAGAAGTACGCGCCCCGCTTCATGGGCTACAA tcaACAGGATGCCCAGGAATTCCTTCGCTTCCTCCTTGATGGACTCCATAATGAAGTTAACCGGGGCTCATTGAGGGCCAGAACACCTGTTGAGGATTTTGATCACCTTTC gGACGACGAGAAAGCTAAGAGAATGTGGAACAAGTACCTGGAGAGAGAAGACAGTAAAGTAGTTG ATCTGTTTGTGGGGCAGCTGAAAAGTTCTCTGACGTGCAGCGAGTGTGGCTTTTGCTCGACCGTCTTTGATCCATTCTGGGACCTGTCTCTGCCCATCGccaag AGCTCAGGAGAGGTAACTCTGAATGACTGCCTTCGGCTTTTTACTAAGGAAGATGTACTGGACGGGAATGAGAAACCA ACATGCCAAAGATGTAAAGCCAAGCGTAAATGCACGAAGAAATTCACCATCCAAAAATTCCCCAAAGTGCTTGTGCTTC ATCTGAAACGTTTCTCAGAGGCTCGTGTAAAGACCGCCAAACTGTCCACCTTCGTCAACTTCCCCATCAAAGAGCTGGACCTGCGCCAGTTCGCCTCAGACAACAGTG TGAACGCCATCTATAACCTTTACGCCGTGTCCAACCACACAGGCACCACTCTGGGCGGTCACTACACGGCATACTGTCGCAACCCTTCCTCGGGAGAATGGTACACCTACAACGATTCCCG ggtgagCCCCATGTCATCCAGCCAGGTGCGGAGCAGTGATGCCTACGTGCTGTTCTACGAGCTCACCAACTGCTCGCGCATGTGA